A portion of the Eubacterium maltosivorans genome contains these proteins:
- a CDS encoding Hsp20/alpha crystallin family protein produces MLLMPRDRFGFNLFDDMFNDPFFKKTESPALMKTDIQEKDGKYILDMDLPGFGKENIKADLENGYLTITASRDDSKEEKDEKGNLVHQERYTGQCSRSFYVGDNVKEDDIKAGYKDGILHLEFPKNETKQVEQKKYIAIE; encoded by the coding sequence ATGTTGTTGATGCCTAGAGATCGTTTCGGTTTTAATTTGTTTGATGATATGTTTAATGACCCGTTTTTTAAAAAGACAGAGTCACCCGCTCTCATGAAAACGGATATTCAGGAAAAGGATGGCAAGTACATTCTGGATATGGACCTGCCGGGCTTCGGCAAGGAAAATATCAAAGCTGACCTTGAGAATGGCTACCTGACCATCACTGCTTCCAGAGATGACTCAAAGGAAGAAAAAGATGAAAAAGGCAATCTGGTTCACCAGGAACGCTACACTGGCCAGTGCTCAAGAAGCTTCTATGTTGGCGACAATGTGAAGGAAGACGACATTAAAGCCGGTTACAAGGATGGTATTCTCCATCTGGAATTCCCGAAAAACGAAACCAAGCAAGTAGAACAGAAAAAATACATTGCGATTGAATAA
- the pyrF gene encoding orotidine-5'-phosphate decarboxylase — translation MIMDRLYNEALKSPVCVGLDTKLDFLPQYLKDKDWSTGEKITEFNKKIVDATADIAACYKMQIACYEALGLDGMKAYSETVKYVRKNNKIAIGDAKRGDITSTAAQYAKGHFEGDFEVDILTVNAYMGEDAVSPYFPYIENSEKGLFVLLHTSNPSSRDFQELKLAEGGQKLYEAVGDKITEWGRPYIGESGYSAVGAVVGLTFPEEFEALQDQCPSTFFLVPGYGAQGGTGKDIANIFKKSRCAVINSSRGLITAHQKAETPCETEGFEALIREKTLAMKEDILKWL, via the coding sequence ATGATAATGGATCGCTTGTATAACGAAGCATTAAAAAGCCCCGTCTGTGTGGGCCTGGATACAAAACTTGACTTTCTGCCCCAGTACCTGAAGGACAAGGACTGGTCAACCGGTGAAAAAATAACGGAGTTTAACAAAAAGATTGTGGACGCCACCGCAGATATTGCCGCCTGTTACAAAATGCAGATTGCCTGCTACGAGGCCCTGGGCCTGGACGGTATGAAGGCTTACTCCGAGACGGTGAAATATGTCCGAAAAAACAATAAAATCGCCATTGGCGACGCAAAAAGAGGGGACATTACTTCCACAGCCGCCCAGTATGCCAAAGGGCATTTTGAAGGTGATTTTGAGGTCGATATCCTGACCGTCAACGCCTACATGGGCGAGGACGCTGTATCACCCTATTTCCCTTATATCGAAAATAGCGAAAAGGGGCTCTTTGTCCTGCTGCACACCTCCAATCCATCCTCACGGGATTTTCAGGAGCTGAAGCTGGCAGAAGGCGGCCAGAAGCTGTATGAAGCTGTGGGCGATAAGATCACCGAATGGGGCAGGCCTTACATTGGTGAAAGCGGCTATTCCGCAGTGGGCGCTGTGGTGGGCCTCACCTTCCCGGAAGAATTTGAAGCGCTGCAGGACCAGTGTCCGTCCACCTTTTTCCTGGTGCCTGGCTATGGCGCCCAGGGCGGCACCGGCAAGGATATTGCCAACATCTTCAAAAAGTCCCGCTGTGCGGTCATCAATTCCTCCAGAGGGCTGATCACTGCCCATCAGAAGGCAGAGACGCCCTGTGAGACCGAAGGCTTTGAAGCCTTGATCCGTGAAAAAACACTGGCCATGAAGGAGGACATTTTAAAGTGGCTTTAA
- a CDS encoding diguanylate cyclase domain-containing protein gives MRRFFKTLCSFGLVISLIMCFIAAPAHAEEKKVVRVAFPELQGFSSTDANGKHSGYTYEFLQEIAAYTGWEYEFIAGDSSDETLLQMMEELKNGEVDIMGGMLYSDELAEEYDFPEYNCGYSYSTLAVLKSNTDINSTNYSTFNNMKVGVRASAKRRAQALEDFCKVNGITVETVEYPSEVEMQKALESGEVDALLGSDVTLFDNQRIIARFDGKPYYFAVTKGNSEIISGINTATAAINEKDPNYATDLYMKYFNKDSQRVTLESFVKANPIESIAAALVIGLVLAAVVGLAMYIRIQRNRQLLLDYERYRVLSEMSNELIFEYDYGDDSIMVSDRYAQYFGGKSRNEHFLSESLKKDMETDEAARWFAELIKRRPPEQARFEVEYQARVASGEIEWVRGTSVIIFDRHGHPLRAIGKIININEEKCEKEALINQAHHDPLTGLYNRTTFEEIVSDYLEQCGGEKGALMVIDLDRFKLVNDTLGHQGGDEVLEDLAREMAAIFDTDAVLGRLGGDEFLAFVKNIGHCREKPLRDARKLCGVMSRCYEKEGRRTEVSVSIGLVYSTADSLFEELYGKADKALYYMKDHGKNNVAVYDASLEEALGNNENINRKGAF, from the coding sequence GTGAGACGATTTTTTAAGACTCTGTGCAGTTTCGGGCTGGTCATAAGTCTTATCATGTGTTTTATAGCGGCTCCGGCCCACGCCGAGGAGAAAAAGGTAGTAAGGGTAGCCTTTCCGGAGCTGCAAGGCTTTAGCAGCACCGACGCAAATGGAAAGCATTCCGGTTATACCTATGAATTTCTGCAGGAAATTGCCGCCTATACGGGATGGGAATACGAGTTTATTGCTGGAGACAGCAGTGACGAGACCCTGCTCCAGATGATGGAGGAATTAAAAAACGGTGAGGTCGATATTATGGGCGGCATGCTCTATTCAGACGAGCTGGCCGAGGAATACGATTTCCCGGAATATAACTGTGGCTACAGCTACTCAACATTGGCGGTCTTAAAAAGCAATACCGATATCAACTCGACCAACTATTCGACCTTTAACAATATGAAGGTAGGGGTCCGGGCTTCAGCTAAACGGCGGGCACAGGCCCTGGAGGACTTCTGCAAGGTTAATGGGATCACGGTTGAGACCGTCGAATATCCCAGTGAGGTAGAAATGCAGAAGGCTCTGGAGTCCGGCGAGGTGGATGCGCTGCTGGGATCAGATGTCACCCTGTTTGATAACCAGCGGATTATCGCACGGTTTGACGGAAAGCCTTACTATTTTGCGGTAACCAAGGGGAATTCTGAGATTATCAGCGGGATCAACACGGCCACGGCGGCCATCAATGAAAAAGACCCCAATTACGCCACTGATCTCTATATGAAATACTTTAATAAGGACAGCCAGCGTGTTACGCTGGAAAGCTTTGTCAAGGCGAATCCCATTGAGAGCATTGCTGCGGCGCTGGTTATCGGCCTGGTGCTGGCCGCCGTGGTGGGCCTGGCCATGTACATCCGTATTCAGCGCAACCGGCAGCTGCTGCTGGACTATGAACGCTACCGGGTGCTCTCAGAGATGTCCAATGAGCTGATTTTTGAGTATGACTATGGAGACGACAGTATTATGGTTTCTGACCGCTATGCGCAGTATTTTGGCGGAAAATCCCGAAACGAGCATTTTTTATCAGAGAGCCTGAAAAAGGATATGGAGACCGATGAGGCTGCCCGCTGGTTTGCAGAGCTCATCAAGCGCCGCCCGCCTGAGCAGGCCCGCTTTGAGGTCGAGTATCAGGCGCGGGTGGCCTCCGGAGAGATCGAGTGGGTGCGCGGCACCAGCGTGATCATTTTTGACCGGCACGGCCACCCGCTGCGGGCCATTGGCAAGATTATCAACATTAACGAGGAAAAATGCGAGAAGGAAGCGCTGATCAACCAAGCGCACCACGACCCGCTTACAGGGCTGTACAACCGCACCACCTTTGAGGAAATCGTGAGTGACTATCTGGAGCAGTGCGGCGGCGAGAAGGGCGCGCTGATGGTGATTGACCTGGACCGCTTTAAGCTGGTTAACGATACCCTGGGCCATCAGGGCGGCGACGAGGTGCTCGAGGATCTGGCCAGGGAAATGGCCGCCATTTTTGATACAGACGCTGTTTTGGGGCGTCTGGGCGGCGATGAGTTTCTGGCTTTTGTGAAAAATATCGGCCATTGCAGGGAAAAGCCCCTGCGGGATGCCAGAAAGCTCTGCGGCGTAATGAGCCGGTGCTACGAAAAAGAAGGACGCCGGACAGAGGTCTCAGTGAGCATTGGCCTGGTCTATTCGACGGCGGACAGTTTGTTTGAGGAGCTGTACGGCAAGGCTGACAAGGCCCTGTATTATATGAAGGATCACGGAAAAAACAATGTAGCTGTCTATGATGCTTCTCTGGAGGAAGCTTTGGGTAATAATGAAAATATAAACAGAAAAGGAGCATTTTAA
- a CDS encoding dihydroorotate dehydrogenase electron transfer subunit, with amino-acid sequence MALILDNQFVAEGIYKMDVAYDGKVGASQFFMLRAWDKDPLLSRPISVHNYENGVLTFLYQIVGKGTQLLSKLEKDDTVELQGPYGKGFPDVDADLVVVGGGIGVAPLYYVCRDFKKKHPEKSLRVYLGYRDAAYCVEEFDAVADEVIVDIGGIITHKVEAREGEVFFTCGPEIMMKSLCDIVPAENPVYVSLEAHMACGIGACLGCTCKTSEGNKKVCKDGPVFTREVAAL; translated from the coding sequence GTGGCTTTAATTTTAGATAACCAGTTTGTGGCTGAAGGCATTTACAAAATGGACGTGGCCTACGACGGTAAAGTGGGCGCCAGCCAGTTTTTCATGCTGAGAGCCTGGGATAAGGACCCGCTGCTGTCACGGCCCATCTCCGTTCATAATTACGAAAACGGTGTGCTTACTTTCCTGTATCAGATTGTAGGTAAGGGCACCCAGCTTTTGTCAAAACTAGAAAAGGACGACACTGTGGAATTACAGGGCCCATACGGCAAGGGCTTCCCAGATGTGGACGCCGACCTGGTGGTGGTGGGCGGCGGCATTGGCGTCGCGCCCCTGTACTATGTGTGCCGTGACTTTAAGAAGAAACACCCAGAGAAAAGCCTGCGCGTTTACCTGGGCTACCGCGACGCGGCCTACTGCGTGGAGGAATTTGACGCTGTGGCAGACGAAGTGATCGTGGACATCGGCGGCATCATTACCCATAAGGTGGAAGCCCGTGAGGGCGAGGTGTTTTTTACCTGCGGCCCGGAAATCATGATGAAAAGCCTGTGTGATATCGTCCCGGCCGAAAACCCGGTTTACGTGTCGCTGGAGGCCCATATGGCCTGTGGTATCGGCGCCTGCCTGGGTTGTACTTGCAAGACCAGTGAGGGGAATAAGAAGGTCTGTAAGGATGGTCCGGTATTTACCAGAGAGGTGGCAGCCCTATGA
- a CDS encoding dihydroorotate dehydrogenase produces MLETRFNDIVFKNPVVTASGTFGFGREFEKYYDLAALGGLCTKGLTLEPRPGNTGMRLWETPAGMINSIGLENPGVDAFIENEWPHLKEIDTVTVVNVGGKDEASYLEAIERINAINAQLVELNISCPNVKAGGMAYGIRPEMAADITRKVVAVSKAPVMVKLSPNVENIAEIALACEESGACGISLINTIQAMAVDYKKKKIVFDNTYAGLSGPAVKPIALRMTHQVCKAVDVPVMAMGGISTWEDALEFIMVGAACVQVGTMNFIDPKAPVKIIEGLEAYCKAEGLENIDEVRGILL; encoded by the coding sequence GTGTTAGAAACAAGATTTAACGATATTGTCTTTAAAAACCCGGTAGTCACCGCGTCAGGGACCTTTGGCTTCGGGCGTGAGTTTGAAAAGTACTATGACCTGGCAGCACTGGGCGGCCTTTGTACCAAGGGCCTGACGCTGGAGCCGCGCCCCGGCAACACCGGTATGCGCCTGTGGGAAACCCCGGCCGGCATGATCAACAGTATCGGTCTTGAAAACCCGGGTGTGGACGCCTTTATCGAAAATGAGTGGCCACACCTTAAAGAAATTGACACGGTGACGGTGGTGAACGTGGGTGGCAAGGACGAAGCTTCTTATCTGGAAGCCATTGAGCGAATCAACGCCATCAACGCGCAGCTGGTCGAGCTGAATATTTCCTGCCCCAACGTGAAGGCCGGCGGGATGGCCTATGGCATACGGCCAGAGATGGCGGCTGACATTACCCGAAAGGTGGTGGCAGTATCCAAGGCTCCGGTGATGGTCAAGCTTTCCCCGAATGTGGAGAACATCGCGGAGATTGCGCTGGCCTGTGAGGAATCTGGTGCCTGCGGCATCTCGCTTATTAACACCATCCAGGCCATGGCCGTGGATTATAAAAAGAAAAAGATCGTGTTTGACAACACCTACGCCGGGCTGTCCGGCCCGGCGGTCAAGCCCATCGCCCTGCGCATGACCCATCAGGTCTGTAAGGCAGTGGACGTGCCGGTGATGGCCATGGGCGGCATCAGCACCTGGGAAGACGCTCTTGAGTTTATCATGGTCGGCGCGGCCTGTGTGCAGGTGGGAACCATGAATTTCATCGATCCCAAAGCCCCGGTTAAGATCATCGAAGGGCTGGAAGCCTATTGCAAGGCCGAGGGCCTGGAAAATATCGATGAGGTGCGCGGTATTTTACTCTAG